A single Arcobacter sp. FWKO B DNA region contains:
- a CDS encoding complex I subunit 5 family protein — protein MKMLFVPLFIAVALIFAIFVPLEFSYKVEWFLFGLYFKVDILSKQFLLFSTFIWFISSIYAIFSIKTRQKEFFFWFLMTFIGNFGLCVSYDAFGFYMFFSIMTFGAFGMIIHDKTHEAKKAGFTYIKYAIFGEILIFLGLINSIESYGSLSFDSFYSSSIGTFTILLLIGGFGIKAGMFFLHSWLPFAHSQAPVSASAVLSGVMLKTGVLGWMRFMPNIQDDTAGYILIICGILGIYGGIYGITQNKIKVVLAYSSISQMGYLVVLFGLYLLNPMDQNTIIYAIMFCIFHHAINKSALFLLSGEILQNGFTKFNILLVLIPILSLIGLPLSSGMVAKEFIKSSTDIPFLIFLIGLSSFVTALLMVRFFTLSMKITPKTNIKSLLIIVLPLVLVSILLPFTITFDFSFDIMQVLPLFFAVVVFLYLEKKSINIPYLPTGDMLLLFEKINIKLNIKKEFNKIEYTHDYENKRFNIFLFIEHYLQNQKVVFLIFLILIVVLSGFLL, from the coding sequence ATGAAAATGTTATTTGTACCACTATTTATAGCAGTTGCATTAATTTTTGCTATATTTGTCCCTTTAGAGTTTTCTTATAAAGTTGAATGGTTTTTATTTGGTTTGTATTTTAAAGTAGATATTCTTTCAAAACAGTTTTTATTATTTAGTACTTTTATTTGGTTTATATCATCTATATATGCAATATTTTCTATTAAAACTAGACAAAAAGAGTTCTTTTTTTGGTTTTTAATGACATTCATTGGTAATTTTGGGCTTTGTGTTTCTTATGATGCATTTGGCTTTTATATGTTTTTTTCTATTATGACATTTGGTGCATTTGGTATGATAATACATGATAAAACCCATGAAGCTAAAAAAGCAGGATTTACATATATTAAGTATGCAATTTTTGGTGAAATATTGATATTTTTGGGATTGATAAATAGTATTGAGAGTTATGGAAGTTTAAGTTTTGATAGTTTTTATTCTTCGTCTATTGGTACTTTTACTATATTGCTTTTGATTGGTGGATTTGGGATAAAAGCTGGTATGTTTTTTTTACATTCATGGCTCCCTTTTGCCCACTCACAAGCACCAGTTAGTGCAAGTGCAGTACTCTCTGGAGTAATGCTAAAAACTGGTGTTTTAGGTTGGATGAGATTTATGCCAAATATTCAAGATGATACTGCTGGATATATCTTGATAATTTGCGGAATATTAGGGATCTACGGAGGTATATATGGTATAACACAAAATAAAATTAAAGTTGTTTTAGCATATTCAAGTATATCTCAAATGGGCTATTTAGTTGTATTATTTGGACTTTATTTACTTAATCCTATGGATCAAAATACAATTATTTATGCGATAATGTTTTGTATTTTTCATCATGCCATCAACAAATCGGCTCTATTTTTGCTAAGTGGAGAGATACTACAAAATGGTTTTACAAAGTTTAATATATTGCTTGTCTTGATACCTATATTATCTTTGATAGGGTTACCACTTAGTAGTGGGATGGTAGCAAAAGAGTTTATCAAAAGTAGTACAGATATACCATTTTTGATTTTTTTGATAGGTCTTAGTTCATTTGTAACTGCGTTACTGATGGTAAGATTTTTTACTTTAAGTATGAAAATTACTCCTAAAACGAATATAAAAAGCTTGTTAATAATAGTTTTACCATTAGTTTTGGTTAGTATTTTATTACCTTTTACAATAACATTTGATTTTTCATTTGATATTATGCAAGTTTTACCATTGTTTTTTGCTGTTGTTGTATTTTTGTATTTGGAAAAGAAATCTATTAATATCCCCTATTTGCCAACAGGCGATATGCTTTTATTGTTTGAAAAAATTAATATTAAACTAAATATAAAAAAAGAGTTTAACAAAATAGAATATACCCATGACTATGAAAATAAAAGATTTAATATTTTTTTATTTATTGAGCACTATTTACAAAATCAAAAAGTTGTATTTTTAATCTTTCTTATTTTAATAGTTGTATTATCTGGATTTTTATTGTAA
- a CDS encoding sulfite oxidase → MAKRNKEMGLFEAYEKDPIKADLDIFGRVTDDSRRGFLHKSGLLAMMAVVGSNIPFASNMPSGLIPAALANTTEPFSVKGKDGLIYLNDKPINAETPLHLLDDEFTPANRFFIRNNGNPPALESIDVKNWTLEISGESCENPTKFTIDELKSKFKHHTYALTLECGGNGRSEFNPPAKGNQWNQGAVACGRWTGVRLKDVLKSCGIKKDAVYIGYYGADVHLSGDPTKVVISRGCTIEKALENEALIAWAYEGADIPYQNGFPLRLVVGGWPASVSGKWLTKIVIRNKEHDGEKMTGQSYRVPCSPVAPGSKVPNDQMCVIESMPVKSIVTYPISGIEHKLSDKLSLRGKAWAGDLAVKSMEVSIDFGATWQKAKINKPLNKLAWQTWSADVKFPQQGYYEVWAKATDANGISQPVILPGWNPRGYLNNACHRIAVQVV, encoded by the coding sequence ATGGCAAAAAGAAACAAAGAAATGGGACTTTTTGAAGCTTATGAAAAAGATCCTATAAAAGCTGACTTGGATATATTTGGAAGAGTAACAGATGATAGTCGAAGAGGTTTTTTACATAAAAGTGGATTACTAGCTATGATGGCGGTGGTTGGTTCAAATATACCTTTTGCAAGCAATATGCCTTCAGGTTTGATACCTGCTGCACTTGCAAATACAACAGAGCCTTTTAGTGTAAAAGGTAAAGATGGTCTTATTTATCTTAATGACAAACCAATAAATGCTGAAACACCCCTTCATTTACTTGATGATGAATTTACCCCAGCAAATAGATTTTTTATCAGAAACAATGGTAACCCACCAGCTTTAGAATCAATAGATGTAAAAAACTGGACTTTGGAAATATCTGGAGAAAGCTGTGAAAATCCTACAAAATTTACCATAGATGAACTAAAATCAAAATTCAAACACCATACTTACGCTCTTACACTAGAGTGTGGAGGTAACGGTAGAAGTGAATTCAACCCACCAGCAAAAGGCAACCAATGGAATCAAGGTGCAGTTGCATGTGGTAGATGGACTGGTGTGAGGCTAAAAGATGTACTTAAATCTTGTGGAATAAAAAAAGATGCTGTATATATAGGCTACTATGGGGCTGATGTTCACTTAAGTGGTGACCCTACAAAAGTAGTTATAAGCAGAGGATGTACTATTGAAAAAGCGTTAGAAAACGAAGCTTTAATAGCATGGGCATACGAAGGTGCAGATATACCTTATCAAAATGGCTTTCCTTTAAGACTGGTAGTTGGTGGATGGCCAGCATCTGTTAGTGGTAAGTGGCTTACAAAAATAGTAATTAGAAACAAAGAACACGATGGTGAAAAAATGACAGGACAATCATATAGAGTTCCCTGTAGCCCTGTTGCACCTGGGTCTAAAGTGCCTAATGATCAAATGTGTGTAATAGAATCAATGCCTGTAAAATCAATAGTTACTTATCCTATCTCTGGAATAGAACATAAACTTAGTGACAAACTATCCCTTAGAGGTAAAGCATGGGCAGGTGATCTTGCAGTCAAATCAATGGAAGTTTCTATAGATTTTGGTGCAACTTGGCAAAAAGCAAAAATAAACAAACCACTCAATAAACTTGCATGGCAAACTTGGAGTGCTGATGTTAAATTTCCACAACAAGGGTATTATGAAGTATGGGCAAAAGCAACTGACGCAAATGGAATATCACAGCCTGTTATACTTCCAGGATGGAATCCAAGAGGTTATTTAAACAATGCATGCCATAGAATAGCTGTACAAGTGGTATAA
- a CDS encoding ORF6N domain-containing protein produces the protein MNEITIINDTISNKIYTIRGLQVMLDRDLAELYQVEAKRLNEQVKRNIERFPQSFRFQLTQDEYEHLMSKFDTSSSKESLRSHFATLENRRGKHRKYLPYVFTEQGVSMLSAVLRSDIAIKVSIQIIEAFVNMRKFISNNAIVFQRLELLEQKQFQTDTKIEQILNALEDKTTKPKEGIFYDGQIYDAYAFVNDLLKNTKNDIVLIDNYIDDTVFTLFSKYSKLNIIIYIQTITKQLKLDYQKYKAQYNNIELVEFKKSHDRFLIIDQKEIYHIGASLKDLGKKWFAFSKFEMSSLEILERLQIK, from the coding sequence ATGAATGAAATCACAATTATAAATGACACTATCTCAAATAAAATATACACCATAAGAGGTCTTCAAGTGATGCTTGATAGGGACTTAGCTGAGCTTTATCAAGTGGAAGCCAAAAGACTTAATGAACAAGTAAAAAGAAATATAGAGAGATTTCCTCAAAGTTTCCGTTTTCAACTTACTCAAGATGAATATGAACACCTAATGTCAAAATTTGACACTTCAAGTTCAAAAGAATCTTTAAGGTCGCATTTTGCGACCTTAGAAAATAGGCGTGGAAAACATAGAAAATATTTGCCTTATGTATTTACAGAGCAAGGTGTTTCTATGCTTTCTGCGGTTTTGAGGAGTGATATTGCCATCAAAGTAAGTATTCAAATCATAGAAGCTTTTGTAAATATGAGAAAATTTATCTCAAATAACGCCATTGTATTTCAAAGACTTGAGTTACTTGAACAAAAACAATTTCAAACAGATACCAAAATAGAACAAATATTAAACGCCCTAGAAGATAAAACAACCAAACCAAAAGAAGGAATTTTTTACGATGGACAAATATATGATGCCTATGCATTTGTAAATGACCTACTAAAAAATACAAAAAATGATATAGTACTTATAGATAACTATATAGATGACACAGTTTTTACATTATTTAGCAAATACTCAAAACTAAATATAATAATATATATACAAACTATAACTAAACAGTTAAAATTAGACTATCAAAAATATAAAGCTCAATATAATAATATAGAGCTTGTAGAGTTTAAGAAATCCCATGATAGATTTTTAATCATTGACCAAAAAGAGATTTACCATATCGGAGCTAGTCTAAAAGACTTAGGAAAAAAATGGTTCGCATTTTCCAAGTTTGAGATGAGTAGTTTGGAGATTTTGGAGAGGTTGCAGATTAAGTAA
- a CDS encoding cryptochrome/photolyase family protein — protein MASVLWFRRDLRINDNPLLSEFRQDIVLPVFIFDTQILNKLSKDDKRVSFIFYSVMKLKNDLKAIGLDLAIFYGEPLEVFEKISSICHIDEILACGDNDFYAKSRDEKISQSYKLISFNDAFLLPASYGLKKDGTPYRVFTPFYKSVLPFVEILSQNQYKIKSAKLVDFDYKSIQLESFGFEKADISHIPYIDKPMELLNDFKPYFDMYKDLRDDISKKPYTSGLGIHLRFGTIGIRECIRELILYQKEGIDTSEFIRELIWREFWNMLLIHFPKSEFDNFYAVDIKWENDKDKFHSWCEGKTGVPIIDAAMRELNATGFMHNRLRMIVSSFLTKDLLIDWRWGERYFAMKLLDYEASSNIGSWQWASSTGADGVPYFRVFNPYLQTKKFDKDGVYIKRWVSEYKDIPSGKLYDENYLLMYGDSFYKKPIVVHKVASERFVRAYKDGMIK, from the coding sequence ATGGCATCAGTGTTATGGTTTAGAAGAGATTTAAGGATAAATGATAATCCACTTTTAAGTGAGTTTAGGCAAGATATAGTATTGCCAGTTTTTATTTTTGATACACAAATACTTAATAAATTGTCAAAGGATGACAAAAGAGTAAGTTTTATTTTTTATTCTGTTATGAAGCTCAAAAATGATTTAAAAGCTATAGGGCTTGATTTAGCAATATTTTATGGTGAACCATTAGAAGTATTTGAAAAAATTTCATCCATTTGTCATATAGATGAGATATTAGCATGTGGTGATAATGATTTTTATGCAAAATCAAGAGATGAAAAAATATCACAATCTTATAAATTAATATCTTTTAATGATGCATTTTTATTGCCAGCAAGCTATGGGCTTAAAAAAGATGGTACACCATATAGGGTATTTACTCCATTTTACAAATCAGTTTTACCTTTTGTAGAAATATTATCTCAAAATCAATACAAAATAAAAAGTGCTAAATTAGTAGATTTTGATTATAAATCAATTCAATTAGAATCTTTTGGTTTTGAAAAAGCTGATATATCACATATTCCATATATAGATAAACCAATGGAGCTTTTAAACGATTTCAAACCTTATTTTGATATGTACAAAGATTTGCGTGATGATATAAGCAAAAAGCCATATACTAGTGGGCTTGGTATTCATTTGAGATTTGGGACTATAGGGATAAGAGAGTGTATAAGGGAGCTTATTTTGTATCAAAAAGAGGGTATTGATACAAGTGAATTTATAAGAGAGCTTATATGGCGAGAGTTTTGGAATATGCTTTTGATTCATTTTCCAAAGAGTGAGTTTGATAATTTTTATGCCGTAGATATAAAATGGGAAAATGACAAGGATAAATTTCACTCATGGTGCGAAGGAAAAACTGGAGTACCTATCATAGATGCAGCGATGAGAGAACTAAACGCTACAGGATTTATGCACAATAGATTGCGAATGATAGTAAGCAGTTTTTTGACAAAAGATTTACTTATTGATTGGAGATGGGGAGAGCGGTATTTTGCTATGAAACTTCTTGATTATGAAGCAAGCTCCAATATAGGCTCATGGCAATGGGCAAGTAGCACAGGAGCTGATGGAGTACCGTATTTTAGAGTTTTTAATCCATACTTACAAACCAAAAAGTTTGATAAAGATGGAGTATATATCAAACGATGGGTAAGCGAATACAAAGATATACCATCAGGTAAACTATATGATGAAAACTATTTGCTTATGTACGGCGATAGTTTTTACAAAAAGCCAATAGTAGTACATAAAGTTGCTAGTGAAAGGTTTGTAAGAGCTTATAAAGATGGAATGATTAAATAA